In Populus alba chromosome 4, ASM523922v2, whole genome shotgun sequence, the genomic window TAACAAAAACCagtattgaaatatttttttttatttttagaaaagatGCCTTTTAGAAATTAAGTCACTCTAatccatttttttcaaaaagaatagctgaaaattattttaattgattttaaccTGGTGGGATGTCAGAGCTACTCTttggaaaggaaaaataattgcGCATTAGCTTGAACAAATTGTTGGAAAAGAACTTGTTTAATCACTCTCCCCTTTTCATTCCAAATAtatatcatcttcttccttcATGCTCAATCTATAATTCTCAAAGCatgattataaaatttgataatgaaaattttgaaccaataaatcaagaaaagcaTCACTGGAATGGGAAAAAGCCCTTCGAAATTATTATGTGCATTGCTCGAGGAATCCTATATCTTCATCAGGAGTCTAGGTTAAGAATTATCCATAGGGACTTGAAAAAGAGCTATATTCTTCTTGATGAAGAGATGAATGCCAGAATTTCAGATTTTGGGACTGCAAGGATTTTTGGGGGGAACCAAAACGATTGCAAATACAAACAGATTTGTCACTTGTCAGCACATAGCAAGCACAAGACATCAATGTTTTATGGTGCTATGCAATACTTTGTTGCCAAACTTAAGTTCCATAACGATCACCACTTTCGCTATGATGAGAAGTCATAACGATCCGATTCTTAGTTTTCTTGCTGGAGGAACAAGTTCTTCAGGACACCAGGTGACCTGCAGTCTTGTGGATGCTCGATAAGCTCAATACCTCTTCTAATGAAGTTTTATGGAACAAGTTCTACGCAGAATTTGTTTTGCCAAATCGATATGGAGatctttaattttgaaatggaAAAGGTTGATGTGAAAAGTTTTAAGAATTTCTCCAAGAGTTTTATAGCAACCTAGGAGATTGAAATTTAAATGGGGTTGCTTAGAATATTGCAGTCAGATAATCAGCAGGATCAGCTTGAATTCAAGGACAGAGGAGAAAATGGATTAGGTGATCGCAGGACTCGAATGTTTCCAGCGAAGAACATATTTGGGAGAAAAACTAGACTAAAAACGTCATGCTCACATGACAAAATTTTGATGGTTGGATTGTTTTCATAGAAAACAATTCTTGGTATAAGAATATCATCCTCGTTTGAAATCCTAGACCCTCCAATAACTGAGTTAATCTACTCTAACGAATCAGATGCAGGACAATGAAAAAACTTTTGCAATAATCGTCTGAAGCGTCGATATTTCAGAGATTATGTGcatggttttatgttttgatttgacCTTGAGGTAGCCAACAGCCATCCTTAACTTCGATGTCTGAATGCTGGACATGCTTGTAGACCTTTCAATAgctgaaaatttattttcatacaaGACAAGCACAAAGTCTATGACATTTTCTTTtaccacaaataaaaaattccagtTATGTGACTTCAATGACAGATTCTTGGGACAAAAATCTATTCAGTCAccaatcataagaaaaaaatatgatattttaacacCAATGTCAAACTAGGAAAACAAGAAGAGTGTTTAACACAATTGAGTTGAATGAGACATTGCCAGTCCAAATAtgaaagttttgcatcttgAGGCCTGAAGTACAGTCAAACAAGCACGATACAAATCATATAATATGGGAAGATCTTCAAGAGCATTAGCATATTCAGAAACACATAGTGCTCTTTGACTGTCCTTATAAAACTAAGTGGAATAATTCATCAGAAACACTCTCTCTGGAATTGCATAGGGCATTGCTGAATAGTCAAATCTCCTCCTCTTGATTATCTGCCGCCATACCTATTTTTTTTAGGCTAACTAGGGAGAAAAGCAGCTAGTTTGAACACTTGAGGTAAAACATATTATCTATGACTTGGCCAATACGACTTGAACTTGTCAAAGTCTTCCCACTCGTACAACAAGATTTTCAACTTCCCTGACTTCGCTTTCAtctcttatttaatttgtgCTTAGGAGCTTATTATCATCAGGGTTGTTGAGTACTGAGAAACCCCAATACCAATATCAAGAAAGTTTGTGTGGAAACCATGATTCTTCCGAAGGAGTTTTTTATTACactctttcatttctttcttatCCAGTTTTGCACTTCCCTGGATACTATTAGTGTGAACCAATCTGTTAAAGATGGAGATGTTATAGTTTCCAGTGGGGAGTCCTTCGCGCTTGGATTCTTCCGTCCTGGCAAATCCAACTACCGATATCTTGGAATTTGGTACAACAAAATTTCGGAAAAAAATGTTGTGTGGGTAGCAAACAGAGATAGTCCTATCAATGATTCCTCTGGAGTCCTCTCAATCACCAATGAAGGTAAACTTGTTCTTCATAGCCAAAACCAAGACAATCCCCTATGGTTCACAATTGTTACAGTTTCCTCAAAAAACCAAGGAAATTATACGGCTCAGTTATTAGATTCTGGAAACCTCGTTTTGCTTGATAGCACAGGGGCCATGATATGGCAAAGCTTTGATTATCCTTCACATACTATGCTGCCAAACTTAAAACTTGGCTTAGACCGCAGGACTGGTCTGAACCGGTCCCTGACAGCCTGGAAATCTCCTGATGACCCTGGTACTGGTAGTTGGTCTTTTCGGCTCAATCCTAATGGGTCTCCACAGTTGTTCTTATACGAGGGTCAGATTCCAAGGTGGAGGTCCGGTCACTGGAATGGACTTAGATGGACTGGTGTGCCCATATTGCAGGTTCGCATTAACTTCAACATCAGCTTTGTGAACAATGATGACGAGTTAACCATAATGTGGGGTGTTCGCAACAGATCAATCTTCTCGCGATTAGTTGTAGACGAGCCTGGATCAGTCCAACGGTTCACATGGCATGAACAAATTGCTAAATGGGATGTATTTTGGTCTGCACCTACTGACCAGTGTGACAATTATGGACGATGTGGAGCTTATGGTAAGTGTGATCCTTATGATGCTTATAACTTTGAGTGTACGTGCCTCCCTGGCTACCAGCCCAAATCAATTAGTGAATGGTACCTCAGAGATGGGTCAGGTGGATGCATCCAGAAGAACCTCACAGGACTGTGCAACAATGGTGAAGGGTTCGTCAAGGTGGAAAACGTGAAGGTACCAGATCCTTCAACTGCCCGTGTGGATAACAATTTGGATCTGAAAGCTTGCATGGAGCAATGCTTGAGGAATTGTTCCTGCACAGCCTACGCAAGTTCAGTTGTGACAAGTAAGAGTGGGTGCTTCTCATGGTATGGCAATTTGCTTGATACAAGAGTGTTCGCTGAGGGAGGACAGGATTTATATGTCCGTGTGGATGCGTTTGAGTTAGGTACCTTCAAATCTTTTTGTCATTATATATCTTTGCTGCATTTTTCAAAAACAGCTTAATCTTCAATATGTCTTAGATACAGGATTTTCAGAACAAAAATGTAGACatctgaaataaaaattaggtgTTCAAGTACAACGGAAGTACCAGAGACATTTCTAATATGGCTAAGCCCTCCCCTGCTCTCACCTACTATCTTTCTGCAATATGCACCATTACTGATAATCCTGATGATTTGGCATCGAGCTAATGTGGATTTATTTCTTTCTCCAGCTCAATATGACAAGAAATCTAGAGGTTTTCTTGCAAAAAAAAGGATGTTAGCCGGCTTGGTACTCTCTATAGCTGCTGCGGTTTTCTTTGTCATTATGTTCTTATTCTGGTtgataaaaaggaagaagacgGGTAAGAGactattttttcaactttgttACCAATATAAGTGGCACCAAATTAGTTGAACTAAAGAATTCCAACTTTAAGTCTAAGCATATAGCAGATGATAGTCTGCAATTTGCAGTGTGTAATCAACATTAGCGCTTGTTAGTACTTTTAAAAGCTGATTATTGAGTTCTTTCAACGATAAACACAGATGAACTCAAATTTCCCTTCAATATCCCTACAAGCCTCAATGGCTCTCTAAGTGGAAAGGAAGTTGGTGGAAGTAGAACAAGTGAATACGTACCAGTCTTCGACATAGAGATCATATTAGCAGCCACAGAGAATTTCTCCAACGAGCTTGGATATGGCGGTTTTGGCTCAGTTTACAAGGTACTTTTCCTTGGACATGAAATTATTTCAGAATTCTATGTACTTGTATCAAAtgttaatattcattaaataaaattttaatgttgCATGATTAGACAATGATACCGGAAAATCGCAGAGGCTGGTGCCAAAGAAATTCTAACCAGGGAAGATGATGGAAATGGATGGAATTATGGATAGATGATGGAAATGGAAAGGTGGAGATGGATAGATGTAGGACAGATGATGTTCAATCCTTTAGAGATACAGAAATCACCACTCTAAAGTGAATGAACAAAGATTAAACTCAGAATTGTCAATAATACAGTCACGCCCCAAAGAGATTAGAGTTTAGGATAGCTCACCACTCCGTGAATTCCACCAAAGAGATACAGAACTAAACATAAACCTAACCAGCTCACTTTGATTTTGGCTGCACCAATTCTCTATATCTATTCTAGATTGTTGAACACTCTTATTTATACTTGGGACAATACGTGCAAGTTAGGAAAACATCAAACAAGAAATTCTAAATCTAGACACTTTTTCCATCTTGCTGAAGTTGTAGGAGACGCGGGACACATATCGAGCATAAGAAAAAGTCTGGAAGAGTCAAACGTTACGGGGTCAGCCCAAATTAGATCTAGAAGATGATATTTCAGATTATTCTTAATTATTTCTACTTGTTTTCAGATTCCTTTCTACTTAtattcatgatttttgtttgacttgattttaaaagtatacTGATCGATTTTACAGTCTTTCTCTACGGTTtaggattatatttttttaaagtttaagaaaCCTTAATTCTCTATCTTTGCTACACACTTAATCAGTAGGTAAGGCTGATGACATTTAAGAGAGTTGGAGGGAAGATTGTCAAGGCTTCATTGAATGTTTATTGACAAAAACAGGCGCTGCATTTCATGCTGTTAAATATCGTAGAAAGATCACGGTTCTGTTGACAGCATGCACCCTTGTCAGTAAAACAACCATAACTCTGGCTAGAAAGCTCCGAATCTTTCACTGTTCGATGTGTTTGAAACTAGACACGTATATCTTTCTAGGGATACATGGCTTGCTCAGTATTTCTCTTTGTGTTGATGCAGTTATACGTTTGAATTTGAAACTGAAATCTGGCCCTGTTGCGAGCATTTTTGGCTTTGTTGATTTCTTTGGGTTAAGATCAGGCTCTTTTAGGCTTTGTTCAAAATCATCTAGTCCAAATTTATTAATGGATGTAACTAGGGGATTTACTAGGAATTCTCCCGCATCAGACCAACTTTGGCAGAATGTGATTAGCTTAAGTTGTGTATTAACTTGTGAGTTAAACATGGAATGTAATTTCAGGGCAAGCTAGGCAATGGACAGGAGATTGCAGTTAAGAGATTATCTAAAACTTCAGGGCAAGGGATGAAGGAGTTTATGAATGAAGTAAGGTTGATATCTAAACTCCAGCACAGAAATCTTGTCAAGCTTTTTGGTTGTTGCATTCATGAAGAGGAAAAGATGCTGATTTATGAGTATTTACCAAACAAAAGCTTGGATTTTTTCATCTTTGGTATGGCTCTCTTCATCCATTTTTGTGTCTGTGTACAAAGGGAAGAGTCCCCTGATTATGCAGCTTCActttgatcaaatcaaacaaatgATTTCTGGGCAAACCTTTAATGTTTAAGTGCAGACGAGACAAAAAGGGTACTATTGGATTGGAGAAAGCGTTTTGAAATTGTTTCCGGGATTGCTCGAGGGGTTTTATACCTTCATCAAGATTCAAGACTAAAAATCATCCACAGGGATCTCAAAGCCAGCAATATTCTACTAGATGCTGCAATGAACCCAAAAATTTCAGATTTCGGTATGGCAAGAATGTTTATGGAAGACCAAGTCCAAGGAAAAACCACTCGAGTGGTCGGAACATAGTAAGTCACCTGATTCTTTCCTCTCTCCAGTGATCCATCATGATCAAATACCAACAAGCTTCATCTTTTATGATTGTAGCGGCTACATGTCACCTGAGTACGCAATTCACGGACAGTATTCGATAAAGTCAGATGTCTTCAGCTATGGTGTCTTAATACTGGAGATCATAAGTGGCAGGAAAAATAGCGACTACGGTGAGAAAGAACCCTGGCTGAATCTTATCGGACATGTAAGTGGATCGATAAATTTCCTAGTAATATCTTAGGTGATTgtcttcctctttcttttctcgaTTATCTTCTTACTTGTTTCAGGTATGGGACTtatggagagaagaaaaggcaGTAGACATAGTTGATCCAATGCTGGAACAGTCATGCCCTCCTCATGAAGTTCTGAGATGCATTCAGATTGGGTTACTGTGTGTTCAAGAATTTCCAGATGATCGACCTACAATGTTAGAAGTTGTGTTCATGTTAGGTAATGAGATCACTCTTACTTCTCCTAAGAAGCCAGCATTTGTTTTACGAACACGCAGTGGACAAGACTTGCCGGCAATGTCTAGAAAAGCAGTTTGTTCTATAAATGAAGTTACAGTTACTGTGGTGGAAGCTCGCTAAAATCCCAGTCTCTTGTAATAAATTTTCTCTAACAGGCAGtacatagaagaaaaaaaatgttagaagtTGTGTTCATGTTAGGTAATGAGATCACTCTTCCTTCTCCTAAGAAGCCAGCATTTGTTTTACGAACACGCAGTGGACAAGACTTGCCAGCAATGTCTAGAAAAGCAGCTTGTTCTGTAAATGAAGTTACAGTTACTGTGGTGGAAGCTCGCTAAAATCCCAGTCTCTTGTAATAAATTTTCTCTAACAGGCAGtacatagaagaaaaaaaatgttgtcctGACAATCTAGTTTCCAGAGAGCATTTTTTCAGGTTACCTCACCTgctaaaatgattttcaatttaggatagaaaactaaataattccatttattaaatttattagcaaCAAGTACTCccacaataaaataaactccATTGAAATGCTTAGGGGGCTGTCCACTCATTATTGCAAACTAGTTTCATGAGCATTTCTTTACAACTCTTCATACAAAAGCAGTGAAGAGTGTCAGCCAAGCACCACCGTCACTGTCAGCGCTTGGCTTCACGCGTCGTCTTcgattgaagagaaaaaattgGTGGATCTGAAGCGAATCTTTAACCTCTTCCTTTCCTCACCGGCGGTGAGTATCACCGCTACCTGCAAGACAAAGAAATCAACACTAGACagcagtttttatttatttgtagttttttagatctacctctctctctctctactgtaATTTCTTATTCTCTCTTCTGATTGTTATTGTTGGGTTGTTGTGGATCTGCCGTGAAGAGTGCCTTGCCTTGTGTGGGTCGGTGATTGTTTTGGAGAGGAGAAAAGGGAGGCTATCTTtggttataattttcttttctttgaaggGTCTATGGTGGTTTTAGGGTATTGACTGGTGGGTCTTCTTGTGATGACCGAGTGAGGAGGCTTCGTGTTAGGTCACTATTGGTGGTGGTTTCACCGTGAGTGAGTTGGTAGTGGTTCCATGCTGGTTCAGTCGGTTGAAGGTGCGATGGAGGGAGAGGTCGCAGTGGGTGAGCCACTGGTTCTTGTGAGAGGCGTTGGGAGACTACGATGGGAGGAACTAAGAGAAAGAGGGGTTCTGGTTTGGCTCTCTGAAGATGATGAGGGTTATGATGCTGTGGTGTTGTTCTTGGGTTtttgaagaaagatgaagaagatgaagctgTCGTGGTGGTTTGATATCACTGGTTTGGTTATGGTGGAGATGGTGGAGTCTGAGAAGGGAAATGGTGAGCATTGCATTATAGTTCctgatttttttacaagttgataaatcatttctttaatcaaaattaatttttaatttttaatctctctgaaaaaattaaattgaaaagcaaataacGTGGTGAGCATGATAATTAGATCGAAAGTTATATTAGTTTTAGTCATATAAATAATTTGGCATTACTAGACCTGTTTTAGACATGCACTAATCATATTGTGCTAGACTTTTCACATGATGTAGTTTCAACAAATCCACATCTAAGTATTCAGAATCTCGGGCATCAGAGAGTTTCGGTTCAGGCTCtttgaacttttattttcaatattcagAAATCACTAAAGagatcttgtatttattttttaataattataaatttaagttttttttaagagtattaaaatttatataattgttaattttaaaatttatagtaataattaagATACATGAAAGCTAATCTAAACacctaattttataaaaagaaaagaagaaaaattcattCTACGTTGAATCTCAATCTCTGAGATATTATTCATttaactttcatttaaaaatatttgcctTAAATGACGTTGATTTTGACATAAATGAGTTGATTGGGTAGTTTTCGATAAATGAGAGATCCAATTGgattatttttgttagtttttgtgATACTGAAACTTTTGAGCCAAGAAATTAAGGCGCTACTAGTCAATTGAAAATGCCGACacttttttgatattaaaagtgtgtttggtattgcagtagctattgtgattgtgatttgaaaaaaattgttttataaaaagtatttttagttgaggttggtttgaaaaaatagatatttggttaaaattgtggttaaaattgaggtcgaaaaaaaaataattttaatgtgtttgattaagaatgcttttgaaattgagattataaaataattttaaaaaaatatatattaatattgatgatttttaaatttaaatattgtaaaattaattatttctattacataataaaaaaaaataatactttatataaaatattttttattatttcattaaactatttataattccattacgtacaaaattcatccgataagaactacatctttcataattttttgagcgtgtaataaaattagataaaatattattagatataaaattaatattattgtgcgagtaaatttaattcactctatgctattttttcaagaaaaaaatattgttcacatcgcgaatgaatttaattctctaaactagtttttttttaaaaaaaaattaatacaattaacacactaaaaaaaaaaaacagtgcaagtgaattgcactgttcacgtgaacagtgcaacaggcagtgaattgcactgttcttttgtttttacatgcTACAGTGCCCGCAAAGCaggttttttatgctttttattttcagtGTTTTAAACGGAAAAAACACGTGGGTCCCATGCAcagtaaatcaagttttttttgttaccaaacGGCTGCTGACTGCTGCAGCCGCGTAGACAAACATACTCTAAATAACGTTGATTTAACAAGCTAAAAATTGACAAGATATTTCTTTTAATCCGCAATGAGCTCACAAGAGTTGTGCAAACTTgggaccaaaaaaaaatctcaccagAAACTAAACACTTGTGGCCTTTCAAGTGATCATTTAAAACATGGCAGGCTCCACTGAGCAACCCTAATAATCGATCAAGAAAAAATCTATGAAGCTTTAGTAGGTGGCTTTTTGGCCCCCACTCATTAAAACCCCAACTGCACTACCAAGTCATCTACTCACCCCCACCAACACACAatcattgaaacaaattatgaatccCATAGAAAGGTTTTTGAGTACATTGTTTCTCTTCCTTGTTTTTCCTTCTTGCTTATCTATTGACATCATAGCTCCAAACCAATCAATCAAAGATGGAGATGTTCTGGTCTCTAGTGGACAAAGCTATGAACTCGGGTTCTTTAGCTCTGGCATCGATTCTACTCGTCGTTATGTGGGAATTTGGTACCGTAAGGTTTCAAAACGAACTGTTGTATGGGTGGCAAATAGAGATAATCCTATCAATGGTGCCTCCGGAGTCCTAGCTATCAACGAACAAGGTAACCttgtaatttatgaaaataaccgAAGTAGTGTTCCTGTTTGGTCTTCAAATGTTCCAGCCTCAATATCAATGACAAATTGCACGGCTCAGCTCCTGGATTCAGGAAACTTGGTCTTGGTTCAACAGGATAGCAAAAGGGTCTTGTGGCAGAGTTTTGATCATGGTACAGATACTCTGCTTCCTGGTATGAAGCTTGGGCTGGACCTGaaaatcggtttgaaccggtctCTATCATCTTGGAAGTCCAAAGATGACCCGGGAACCGGAACCATTGTCTATGGTATTGATCCAAGTGGGTTTCCCCAGTTGTTCCTATACAAGGGTCAAATCCCATGGTGGCGTGGCGGACCATGGACTGGACTAAGATGGAGCGGAGTACCCGAAATGACCCCTACCTACATCTTCAACGTTACTTTCGTTAACAGCGTTGATGAGGTATCTATATTCTATACTATGAATAATCCTCCATCATTTCAAGAATGGTGGTGAACGAATCAGGAGTAGTGCAGCGGCTGTCGTGGAACGATCGTGATCAACAATGGATCGGAATTTGGTCCGCCCCAAAAGAACCATGTGACACCTATGGCCAATGTGGTCCAAATAGTAACTGTGACCCATATCAAGCAAATAATTTCATATGCAAATGTCTACCCGGATTCGAACCCAAGTCACCCAAGAATGGTACCTGAGAGACGGGTCAGGAGGTTGTGTCAGGAAACCTAACGTGTCCACGTGTCACAGCGGAGAAGGGTTTGTCAAGTTAGCTCGAGTGAAGGTGCCGGATACTTCAATGGCGAGTGGGAACATGAGTTTGATATTGAAAGAATGTAAGCAAGAGTGCTTGAGGAATTGTTCTTGTACAGCTTATGCTAGTGCTGACGAAAGAGGGCTTGGATGCTTGAAATGGTATGGTGATCTGGTGGATACAAGAACGTTT contains:
- the LOC140954285 gene encoding G-type lectin S-receptor-like serine/threonine-protein kinase RKS1, producing MILPKEFFITLFHFFLIQFCTSLDTISVNQSVKDGDVIVSSGESFALGFFRPGKSNYRYLGIWYNKISEKNVVWVANRDSPINDSSGVLSITNEGKLVLHSQNQDNPLWFTIVTVSSKNQGNYTAQLLDSGNLVLLDSTGAMIWQSFDYPSHTMLPNLKLGLDRRTGLNRSLTAWKSPDDPGTGSWSFRLNPNGSPQLFLYEGQIPRWRSGHWNGLRWTGVPILQVRINFNISFVNNDDELTIMWGVRNRSIFSRLVVDEPGSVQRFTWHEQIAKWDVFWSAPTDQCDNYGRCGAYGKCDPYDAYNFECTCLPGYQPKSISEWYLRDGSGGCIQKNLTGLCNNGEGFVKVENVKVPDPSTARVDNNLDLKACMEQCLRNCSCTAYASSVVTSKSGCFSWYGNLLDTRVFAEGGQDLYVRVDAFELAQYDKKSRGFLAKKRMLAGLVLSIAAAVFFVIMFLFWLIKRKKTGKRLFFQLCYQYKWHQIILSTINTDELKFPFNIPTSLNGSLSGKEVGGSRTSEYVPVFDIEIILAATENFSNELGYGGFGSVYKGKLGNGQEIAVKRLSKTSGQGMKEFMNEVRLISKLQHRNLVKLFGCCIHEEEKMLIYEYLPNKSLDFFIFDETKRVLLDWRKRFEIVSGIARGVLYLHQDSRLKIIHRDLKASNILLDAAMNPKISDFGMARMFMEDQVQGKTTRVVGTYGYMSPEYAIHGQYSIKSDVFSYGVLILEIISGRKNSDYGEKEPWLNLIGHVWDLWREEKAVDIVDPMLEQSCPPHEVLRCIQIGLLCVQEFPDDRPTMLEVVFMLGNEITLTSPKKPAFVLRTRSGQDLPAMSRKAVCSINEVTVTVVEAR